A window of Loxodonta africana isolate mLoxAfr1 chromosome 3, mLoxAfr1.hap2, whole genome shotgun sequence genomic DNA:
GAAAGCAGCTGTTTCCAGGTCACCTCCTGGCTCAGATGTCAGGCAGCAGGACAGACACCCCAGCTCTGCAGCTCAGTGCCCATGAAGTGGTCCTGGCGGCCCCAGGTCATGGCAGGTACACAGTGGAGGCCCCGAGTACCAACTCTGCAGCCTCACGCCATGAGCCCTCTCCCTCCTGGTGGCCACTCCTTCTCAGACCTCACGATAAACTCTGCTTTCTCACACAGGCCTTTCTGCACCTCTCAGGTAATGGGTCAGGTAAAGCAGGCACTCAGGCATCCAGTTTGTGTCCCTGGGCCCCATGGCACTTTCCTACCTCGCTCACATACCTGTCCTGACTGGCCGTCTTTGGTGCGGAGTCCCCACAATGCCCCTAGGTCATACAGAGGGGAGCCCCACGCATCTCTAGCCCGCAGCTCCCTGGCAGATACTGCAGCAGAGGGGCCCAGTGCAGCTCACCTTGCACCCGCAGGAGCCATCCCACAAGGCGCTGGTGCAGACTGACCCCCTGCAGTGTAGTCACTGGCCCCCTGCACCTACCAGGGCAGCACATTTGAGATCACACAGCAGGGTTGACCATTCACTCACCCATCCGCCAGGGGATGGGCGGGACTCACTTTTGAGTAGGGATCCGGGAAGTTGAACTCATTCAAACAATGCTCCCTCGTGTCCAACAAGCTGCGCACGGTCAGGGTCCCATAGGCACTGCGGACAGACCATGCCGGAGAAGGTGAACAATGCCAGCTCTACTGGGGCTCCTCGTGGGTGCAGGGTCCGGCACACACGGGAAAACCAGAGCACATGGCTACGTGCAGCCCGAGGACCTGGGGTGGCCTGCCCTCCGCACTAGCCTCACCCCTGCACGCCTAAGCTGGGGAGGCGGGAGGGCGGCTGCAGCTTCAGATGACCAAGGAGTGGCCCTGGAAGAACCCAGCAGCAGGCGTGGGCATGTGAGCCAGTGGTCCACCTTCAGGGATGTGTTTTCAGAGATCCCTGTTTCCTGGGTCCTCCCCTCATCACTGGACTAAAGATTCAGGCCAGCGGGGTATGCACCCACGGAGACAGCAGTCCCTCAAGGCCACAAGCCAGCCACAGTGCCCCAGGGGTCCCAAGTGCCCCCAGAGACAGAGATCCTCAAAGGCCACGCCCAGCCCACAGCACTGGGGGATCCTAAGCGCCAACACACTGGGGTCCCTAAAGCACCTCGTGGGCAAGTGACAGGCCTCCCAGCACCAGAAGAAGCTGAGGCAGAGTGACTCACAATGGCTGGTGTCTCAGAGTCTGAAGCTTGTTCCAGTACTTCTGCCGGAACTTCTCGGCCCTCTCAGCGGCGTCGATGGAATCTGGCTGGCTGGCTACGGCACGCTTCACCACCTGGCAATGGCACACAGTCAGAGGAGGCCCCAGGCTGCTCCGGGTGGGGAGCAAAGCCTTTGCTCAGAGCAGCCCCGGGAGCAAGCGTGGTAGACTGGGCACATGCTCAGGCTGAGAGCCCAGCCCCATCCACAGGACGCTTCCCCTCTGCCTCCGGGCCTCCAACTCCACGGAGAGGAGGGGGCAGGTCACCATTCACCCTGACTTAACCTGGAGACCCACAGCTCGACCCATGGTCCAGCTGTGCTGTCGGGCCCAGGCCCCTTCCTTCCAGCTACAGGGCGGTTCTGGCTGTGCCCAGAGCTCTCCCAGCACGGGAGAGCCCGAGGTCTAGGTAAGGCTGGACTGCCGAGGCCGCAGACCCAGGAGAGCCCGAGGGCTCATGGGAAGAGAGGTATTCCTCCCAGAATCTGGCAGCTCCGAGCACCTCACGGGGCAGCCATAAGCTCAGGACTTGGCACCATCCTTGCAAGGGTAGGACGAGGCTCGAGCTGGAGTGGCTTCTCCCAAAGTGCAGCACATGCTGGGGTGGAGGCGAGAGGGGGCCAAGCGAGCAGTCCCTGGTCCGAGCAGCCGCCGACAGCCCCCCAGCAGGTCTATCAGGCACACACCTCAAGGGGCGAGGGCTACCTGATTGCTGGCTTTTTGAAGAAATGTCATAACTAGCAACATTACTTGGAGTACTTACGAAAAGCACGTCTACTAGTACCACGTCCTGACTTGCTAACCCAACAGCTACTGGAGCCACATCGTCCCCCTGAGAAATGTGAGCCAGCCCGTTGAACACGGAAGCCACCGCACAGCATCTAGAAGCTCGCCTGCCATACTCCGAGGCTCCTGGGGAGCTTGCCCGGCTTGTCTGGCCACACCACTGTGGCTTCATGCCCACCGCAATGGACAAAGGCAGAAAACTGTCCACGGTAGAGACATGCTCAGGGGAAGGAGCCAAAAAAGGACAGACAACATTTTCCAAGATAACCCAGGTCTTCCTTGCTCTTTCCAAGCATGCTCTTCCCGTGGGATCCGTCCCTTCACGTCCAGAGCCCTTACCCCATCAAGTGCCTCCTCAAAGCAGCTGAGCCAGTACTTTCGGGCCATGGGGTCCTCAGTTAGGTCCACTGTGTCGGGGACGTAGGAGGATGGGTCCAGGAGGAGTGGCAGGTCCACCACTGGCCGTGCCAGCCGGTCCATCTCCAGCAGGTCGAACTGGCACAGAAAGGGGGCAGAGTCGGTGGCAACATTTTTCCACAAGATCAAAgtattccttttttaaatttcgCTGTGGCAAAATGCATatacaacataaaatttgccacttAGTCTTTTTTAAGTGGACAGTTCAACGGCATTAATGACACTCACCACATTGTCCAACCATGATTACCATCTGTTTCCAAACCTTTCTCACCCCCCGCTCCCACAGAAACCCAGTCTCTCGAGCAAGCACTCCCCTCTTCCCTTTCCCCAGCTCCTGGAAGCTGCTAATCTGCCTCCTGCCTCTGTGCAATTGCCTGTTCCAGAAACTACATACAGTATGTGTTCTCTTGGTCTGACTTCCCGTCACCAAAATATTCATTTACAGGTTTTGGAATTAGCTATTCTCTGTGAGAACGGACAAGCTAAAGCTGAACTCAGAGAGTAGACAAGCACCTTTCTCAATGTCTAGGGGCCACAACGTGTTACCCATCACCCACCAGGGCCCCACGTGGATGTCTCCTGCCTCAAGCTTAGCATGTCGGAGGCTGTCGTGGCTACCTCATCTATACCTCTGTCTTCTTCCTCTGGTACTCAGTTGCCCAAGTCAAACACCTGGGGCTTGTCACCAGGTTCAGCAAGTTGGGTTGGTCTATCACCAGCAGATCTTAGGTCTGCTCACATCACCTCCTCCTCCACTGTCACCTCTGCCGGCCTCAGGATGGCCTCCCAGTGGCCACTGCAGCCCTACCTGGTTTCTATCTGCCCAGCAGCCTGAGATGCCTCCtggctccctctctcccctctcctctgcCCCCTTTCACTGTTTTCGCGCTGAGGCTTGTGGGCCCCTGTGACCCTGGAGCTGGTGGTCCTACTGACCACTCCCACCCCAGTTTGGGTTATGCCCCCCAATCCAGCTCTCCCAACACATGGCCAAGGTCCTGGGCCTTGGCGTGCCCCTTCTCTGGCCTGGGCCTTCCCACTGTTCTTACAACCTGCCCTACTGACTCCTTTGGGCCCTGTGTACTGGCAGCTGggcacaactaccatggcctccaccccCATAGACACTCACTCCTCTGTCCCCCATCACCATTCCCTGCCCTTCCCCCAAGCACATCTGACCCTTTACaaccacatcaaaaaaaaaaagttttcttttttccctttttttttacaACCACATCGGAGTGTTCAAAATCCACCTCCTGATCAACACAGGAGCGGTCTACACTACCAACTACTTCGCTCTGATAGCGTCAGCAGCGGGCACACCCAGGACATGCAGCATTTTCCGATGGATGGTAATACGCCCGGTTGGCTTGTTTCGTTTTACGTGGGAAAGAGTTACGCCAAGATGTGCAAACTGACGCTTGGCCCTTGGCACAAAATACTAACTAAGCACCTGCTGCCGTGGAGGCCTGCCCCCACAGGGCACTTCTCCTTGCCTTTCAGTGACTAGACACTATGTCGCACACCTGGGACTCAGCCCTTCTTCCCTGCCAGGAGCACTGCTACTGCAAGCGACCAGGGTGGAGATGCAGGTGTGACCCTGAGGCATCAGTCGTCTGACACTGAGGCCTGGCCCATAGGGGAGGACTCGCCTCCAAGACGCACCCACAAAACTGCAGGGCTAACACAGAAACCGTGGCTTCGCTTCCGAACTGATGAGGGCAAGGGAACACAGTCACTATGTTGACTGTCTGGATGGCTTTCCCCTATCTGGGGCCACAGAGCACTCCACTCAGTGCAACAGGCTAAGGGAACAGGGGGAGGGCACTGTCTAGTCAAGGTGGCCTTGCCCCAAGTGGGGACTCAAGACATAGGCCAGAACCTTCCTAGGAGGGTGGATGCTGTGTGTGACTTGTTGCCACCCTGAAACCGCCAGCTAAAAAAATACCTGAGGGAAGCCCTGGGTTTGGCTCCTGGGACTCCAGGTTTCGGTCCTGGTTCTGTCACATAGCCTGGTAGAGACCCCTGTCCTCTCTGAACTTCTGCTTGTCTATACGAACAGGGGGCTGCACTGAGTGGTCTCCAGGTTCCTGCTGAGCTGAGAGCTGGGTTTGCAAACAGGGTGAAAAAAGGCAGCCACGGTGTCTTACTCTGCCCTCAGGGGAAGTCCCCACGTCCGTGGCTAGGTTTTTAAAAGTCTGGGCCAGGAGAAAGCGCCCATCAGTCCAGTTGCAGCTGCACAGGGACTTCTCTCAGGAGCAGGTGATAGGCCCTGGCAACAGCTTTGTGGCTGCAGGCGCCTGCCCCAAGATACACACCCCGTGGCACAGGCCCTTACTTACGGTGCCGCTGCGCGCCCGCTGTGCCGGGCAGAGCTCAGGGGACGAGCTCCTCAGGCCGGAGCTGCCCGCGTAGTTCTCACCCCAGCTGTACTGGTTGGGatctgacaaagagagaaaccaagtcGCCGTGTCAGCCTGGGCAACAACACACCGCTCTCTGAACCCCCACAGTGAACCCAGGACTGCTTGGCTGCACTTGAAAAGGGGCAGCTCCCCGAGGGTCCCTGCCAGGCTACACGAGCGAGAACTTTCTTTCCcggtcgtttttttttttttctgttatttcttaTTTTCCTGCTAGAGATGAAACTTTGGGAAAGAATGATTTAGACCTTTTTGAGCCTCTCAGGGAAGAGCTCTCTGATACATATCAAGCAGAAAACTGAACTTAAGGACATGGTTTTTAAAGCTGGGATGGCCCAGGTTCCACAGCACTCTGAGTCTTCATTGAGGCTGACAGGCCCCTGGCACCAGCCAGTCCCCCGGCAGACAGCCCGCACTTTCCCGGCCAGGAACACATCTGTAGACCTTCAGGCACCTCTGAACCTGGGAAGGTGAGCTGAACCGAGCAGTCACTGAAGCAGAGCACACGGGAAGTAGAGGGCTGAGGCCTTCAGGGGGCCTGTTGTCTACAGTGACACCCTCAACCACAAGTGAAGTGCTGGCGTGTCCCTTCCACTGCAGGCAGGAATTGGCCCAGCAACAGCTGGCAACTCCAACTCGAAAGGGGAAGAGCagaggtgggggggtggggaatcATTTCTTTACTCAATGTTAAAAATATCCATCCTCACCACTTCCTGGGGCCTCAGTCTCCCCCACCCTCACTTCATCACCCCACAAATCCCTGCTGCTGCCCCCAACACAGAGGAAGGGGCTTCAGCGGGCCCCACGCACACTTCTCGACATGGCTGAGGCTGCTCACAGGGAAACAACGAGGGCACGCTACTCACTGTCTTGCTCGGCTCCTTTCAGAAATGCGCCGATGGCCCCCAGGTAGCCCTCGTGTCTCAGGAACAACGCCTGGACTTCTCCCTGCCATGGCCCAAAATGCCCCATGTAGCCGGCCAGGGTGGCCACGACTTAACCAGAGTGGTTCGGGAATGATCTAACACCTTGCAGTGGTGGCACCTTCCTGAAAAGTTGTCCATGGCAGGCTTGTCAATGGGACAGCATTAAAGTGCACAGGGGAGCGTGCAGGTCGATGAAATCTGAGGGCGAGCATTTCTACAATAATCCTTCCATGAAATAAATAACCACCCAGTTTGTCTAGTTTGTAAATCTGGTTCTCTGGAGTCAGGCTTCCCTGGTGGGGCTCATCTTACAAAGCACATCATGCTGATCTCACACCGTCCTGCACACGCATCATTCTGGTCTCCTCACACCATCCTGCACACGCATCGTTCTGGTCTCCTCACACTGTCCTGCACACGCATCATTCTGGTCTCCTCACACCATTCTGCACACGCATCGTTCTGGTCTCCTCACACCATTCTGTACACGCATCATTCTGGTATCACACCATTCTGCACATGCATCATTCTGGTCTCACACCATCCTGCACACGCATCATCCTGGTCTCCTCACACCGTCTGGCACACGCATCATTCTGGTCTCCTCACATCATTCTACACACACATCCTCGTCTCCTCACACCCTTCTGTACACACATCATTCTGGTCTCCTCACACCCTTCTGTACACATATCATTCTGGTCTCCTCACACCATACTGCACATGCATCATTCTGGTCTCCTCACACCGTCCTGCACACGCATCATTCTGGTCTCTTCACACCATTCTGCACACGCATCATTCTGGTCTCCTCACACCATTCTGCACACGCATCATTCTGGTCTCCTCACACCGTCCTGCACATGCATCATTCTGGTCTCCTCACACCATTCTGTACACGCATCATTCTGGTCTCCTCACACTGTCCTGCACATGCATCATTCTGGTCTCACACCATTCTGCACACACATCATTCTGGTCTCCTCACACCGTTCTGCACACGCATCATTCTGGTCTCCTCACGCCATTCTGCACACACATCATTCTGGTCTCCTCACACCATTCTGCACACGCATCATTCTGGTCTCCTCACACCGTCCTGCACACTCATCATTCTGGTCTCCTCACACCATTCTGCACACACATCATTCTGATCTCCTCACACCATTCTGCACACGCATCGTTCTGGTCTCCTCACACCATTCGGCTGACACACTTTGTTTCCTGTGGGCACACATCCCAGAAGTAGTACCGCCCTCTGGCCCAGATGCCTCTAAGCTAGCTGTGAAGCTTGTCAATGGAGAAGGAGGCAGCCTCAAGCCCAATCACTGGGGCAGGCTCAAGGCCTGAGGAAGCCAAGGCACTCCAAAAGGCAGGATGCCGAGGCGCAGCAGATGAAGGGCAGAAAGACAGAAGGATTAGCAAGGTGGGTGTAGACTTCTCACTACCCACCTCCCCTGGTGGCCTGGGCCCGGTGAGCACACCCTCGTCCCCTGCCCTATGCACCACACCCTGGGGCTAAAAGCACCAGAGTCCACATTAATGTGCCCAGGAAGAATGAAGctcagggcagaggccaggagaGAGGGCCTGAGTTTCACTACCTTGGAGAAGAAGTTGATGCTGTAGGTGATAGTGCGCATGGTGACGGGGTGGCCGCGGATGAAGAAGCCTCCGAAGTAGACCCTGTCCAGGTGGTGGAGCTTCGCGTAGAGGCAGGCGAGCTGCCCGATGTCATTGCTGATCATGTGCAGGAGGCTCTTGGCCATGTCCTCTTTGGAGAACTCTGAGAGGCAAGTGGAAACAGGCTGTGACCGAGGCAGTCACACAGGCTGTGCGGTACACAGGCCCTGGGGGGTGAGCAGGAGAGGGCAAGGGACAGGAAGAGGGAGCAGGGCAGAAGGGGGGAGGTGGAGATAAGTGAGAGAAAATGGGAGAGGGAGAGTGAGAGAGACGGGGGAGGGGGAACGGGGAGAAtaagagagaggaaaggagggaggagaatggagaatgagagagagagagcaagagagagggaTGGGGGGAATGAGAGAGCAAGATAGAGGGGGAGACGGAGAAACAGACGGGAGGGGAGAATGACAGAGACAGGGAGGGGAACGGGGagaataagagagagagaggaaaggggggaggagaatgagagagagcaagagagagggaCGGAGGAGAATGAGAAAGCAAGATAGAGAGGGAGATGGAGAAAAAGACGGGAGGGGAGAATAACAGACAGGGAGGGGAATGCGGagaataagagagagagaggaaaggggagaggagaaagagagcaagagagagggaCGGGGGGAATGAGAGAGCAAGATAGAGAGGGAGACGGAGAAACAGAAGAGGAGGggagaatgagagagaaaaataGAAGATAGAGAAAGTGACacatggaaaccagacttactggatccatcgagactgggggaacccctgAATCTAATGCCCAGAAATAATCCTTAAACCTTGCACCAAAACTACGCCATGAAGCCATTGTTAAACTAAACAACAACCGAGCCCAATTAATAATGTTTACCTCAAGCATGGCACTCTTCCAAAGAATTACCTACACGAGTATAAACCGACACCAATTAAAGCACAGACGAGAACTTTAAGAGGCAGTGGGCCTAAGGGGATGGTGATGAATCAGTACGCGTGAAGGGAGAACGGTGATACGATGTGAAGTATGTTGCCGAAGTTACTAACGGCTCGTGTAGAAACTGTCAACAGATGTATGTTCGGTTGTGTATACTGCCACTAAAAacgaataaaacattttaaaagtaaataaaagaaatagagagcGAGGGGGGAGCGGGAGAGAGTGAGGGAAAGCCAGAGTGAGCAAGAGAGCATGAGAGAGCAAGCGATAGACAGAGACAGTGAGAAAATACATATGCGCGGGAGACAGCAAGAAAGAGGTGTGTGGACCGTGTGTGCGATCCAGGGAAAGTtacaagggaaaaagaaaaaacaaaaacacctttcCTAAGTCATACAAAGAAGGACTGAATGAATTTACTAAAATCAAAGTGAAGTCGGCACGAAGTGAAGGCTGTAGTAAATGGGTGATGGGAAGGAACATGGGGAATTATTTTTCGAGAATCCAACTCCTCCAAGTAGCCAGCATGTAACAGTGACAGACCAATCCTTTAAGAATAAAAGAGGCTGCTCCCTCCACCGTGGTCATAGATCCCAGCCTGAGGCACCTCGGTCGGCGGTGGCCGACTTCCCAAAGCTGCTGGCGATGAGGGTGCCGCTGAGCCCCAATGTCTGGCAGGCCCCACCATAGATGTCCTGCACTAGCATGTCCACGTTCGTGTGCTGGCCCTTGGAGGCCAGATGCAGCAGCTCATCAAACTTCTGTGGGGACAGAGCAGATGACAGCCATTAGATCTCAGGGGCTGGCAGTGTCCCTGTGGCACGTGGAACCACGTCCATGAAAGGTCAAGCAAAGCCTGTGGGTGCTGGGCAGCCTCTCTGGCATGGCGTGGGGCAGGTATAGGGCAAGGCCAGATGCCTTTCTGTGGATCACCCACCCAGCGATGCCCCAGGCCCATCTGTATACTCCATCCTCCAGAGCACAAACAACTCCATGCCGACTGGGGCTGTGGGGTCcgagacccaggagacagaataAAGTCCAGAAAGGAGCCACTTTTGTAAAATTCTGGCTGACTACAAGTCTCCGATCCCACAGCCCCAGCCCTCCCAGCCCAGGCATCCTCCTGCAGGCAGCTGAGCACCTTTGTCTTGGTGAGCAGAGCACCGAGCCCCCAGAAGGTGCCACCCCCGATGGAGCTGCCGCCGATCCATTCGAACTCATCCTCGGTCTCCACCTGGGAAGCAGACAGGGGTGCATTAGCACCTGACAGGTCCCCAGGGGACATAGTCGTTCAGGGCTACCCCAAGAGCAGACCCTGCCAGGTGTACTGCCGCCACCACCATGGGTGACCGCTCTCGAGGGTGCAGCTTGATGGCCTAGAGAGCCTGAGGCTTGTGGTGGGGCTGGCCTTCCTGCTGATGAGGAGCACTGGCACTCAGCATGTCCTGTGCACACCAGGCCGAGGGCCAGTCCTGTGTCATGCATCATGTGTCCCCATGTCGCAAGTTCCTGTGTCACGGGTCCCCACACCCAACACTGCCTCTGACATGTACAAGGGCCTCACCAACGTCCCCcgcatccctccctccctcactcacCTTCACGATGGAGACCCCAGAGCCGATATTAACGAGAAGGTAGGGGAAAATGTTGGGGTGGTTTGTCTGGAATCGGAACTCGGGGTCAGCGTCCTTCTGGTACATGAAGGCCTCGTGTGGGATGTTCTTCAACACGAAGTTGCAGCCCTTTATGAGGCAGGTCATCACGTCCTCCTTGTCGACTCTGCAAGGGAAGCGACAACACTTGGAGCATGGTGGCCACAGAGGATGGAGCTCATCCACAGCGCAGGGAGGCAGGCTGGCACAAAACCCCTCGACGCTGTTCCCCGCATGCTGTCCCCAGGCTGCCGATTCCACAAACAGATAAGACGCTCAAGGAACTGCAACCAGCAGGGCAGCTTACAGAATGACCACTAGCTCTGTGACAGAGAATGTACTGGGCTCTGCCAGGCGGGTGCAGCCCAGGACCCCAGAAAGCCCTGGAGAGTGTCCAGCCATCAGGACACTGGCACAGactccttcccccagagcccatcTCCTTCCTTTGGTCCCGACACCGCTCTCACCCACCGTGCCCACCCGTCCTCAGTCCCTCCCAGGCCTTCCTGCTGCTCAGTCCCCAGATCTGCTTACAGAGCTCGGCCCAGAACCCTAGACCCACTCAAAGGCAAGCGAGATCTTTGGGTCTCAGGCACCCCACGACAGGACTGGAACAGATGCAGAGCAGCCAGGTGTATTGCCATGGAGCCCAGGAGAGCCCGAGCCCAAGGACTGACCAGCCTGTCTCCATCCCTACACCTCCAGGGAGACCCCCACCCCTCCCTACACCCACAGGGAACCCTCACGCCAACCCCCGCACATAAGCAGGGAGCCCCCCACACACACCAGCAGTAAGTCCCCTGCCCCCTCTCACCAGTAGGGAgccctccccaccaccccacccAAGCAGGCTGGGCCACCTCACCCGCTTTCGCCTGCCGGCCCCATCTTGGCTGCTGGGCCCCACTCACTTGAGCCGAAGCTTCTCCTCAATGAGGTCCTTGAACTTGTAGGCCCCGCCCCCCGTGGCCTGGATGACCTTCGTCTCTGTGTTGACCAGGTGGTCTTTGATAAAGTCCAGGCAGGCTTCGATGTAGGTGTTCTCGAACTTGATGAAGTGCAGGCGGGCGGTGATCTCCTCCTGGACAGAGATTTCATAGGGCGGCTCATGGTCCTGCTCTGTGTCCTGGAGAATAAAGTTGGGAGGTTCTGGAACATTCTGCTGCTCCACCCCAGCAGCCTGGCGACCCAAGCCGACCTTAAGATAAGCAGAACTCTGATTCCAAATTCAGAGGGTCCGAGCTGAGGGTCTCCATGAAGCGAAGAGACCCAAAGACCCAGTGAGGGGGCTGAGAAAGGAGGCCTCCCCAAGGAGCCCGGCAGGTGGAGATGCCTGCCTCCAAGGTCGGGACTGCAGGGAACAGGGCCGGGGACAGGGAGGGACAGAAAGGCTAGCGACGTCCAGGATGGTCCGTCCACCTTCACTAGCAGCCAAGGGGCTGGCAGGCGAACACCACTGGGGGGAGGTGCCACCAGTTAGCCCCTCTGGTTGAGCCACATGCTCGCCTGCTGCCTCAACCCACGCCTGCCAGAGCCTTCTCCACTGAAGAGCTCACCTTTCCCGAGTGGTCGAAAGACCTCACTTTGGCGACCTTGTGCTGCACGGTTGAGTAGTAGGCCAGCTTGGTCAGGGACCCACCTGTGAGGGGGAGGCAAACCACACAGTCAAAACCGGGTGTGGGGACAgaggatccaccagctgcttgcaGCTCTCTGGGACATTTCTGAGCAAGCATGGGGCCTCTCGCTGGGGGCTAGGATGCAGATGTTTGGGGTCCCTCTGCACAGCCTGGAGCCCCACAGACAAAAAGCTATCAAATCTAAGCCTGTTTTCCCTTTACAATTTCAGTTCCTCCTCAGACCCTGACCAAACTGGGTTCAGAGCTTCCactctccctggagaaggaaggagCCGGTCCAGTTTCTGAAGGAGCTCCGCTGCTGTTCCCAGCTTTGGAAATGTCAGCTTCTAGTTCTGATCTTGAGAATGACCCACGAAATAGGCTCTTACATCCAGTGCGTTCCCATTACAAGTCCCACACGTGGCCACCCATCTTAACAAGCGGGGCAGGCTATACAAGTATTTTCCTAGCAGATACACTGGAGACAATGGGGCTGAGCAAGACCTGGGGCCCAGAAGTAGGCTGCGGACCTCTGTCTGGAGAGGCTCAGAGCTGGAGACGGCAGTACACTCCCCAAAACGAACCAGAAGAAACCAGAAACACCACAGTATTTTCCCT
This region includes:
- the PANK4 gene encoding 4'-phosphopantetheine phosphatase codes for the protein MAECGASGSGSSGDSLDKSITLPPDEIFRNLENAKRFAIDIGGSLTKLAYYSTVQHKVAKVRSFDHSGKDTEQDHEPPYEISVQEEITARLHFIKFENTYIEACLDFIKDHLVNTETKVIQATGGGAYKFKDLIEEKLRLKVDKEDVMTCLIKGCNFVLKNIPHEAFMYQKDADPEFRFQTNHPNIFPYLLVNIGSGVSIVKVETEDEFEWIGGSSIGGGTFWGLGALLTKTKKFDELLHLASKGQHTNVDMLVQDIYGGACQTLGLSGTLIASSFGKSATADREFSKEDMAKSLLHMISNDIGQLACLYAKLHHLDRVYFGGFFIRGHPVTMRTITYSINFFSKGEVQALFLRHEGYLGAIGAFLKGAEQDNPNQYSWGENYAGSSGLRSSSPELCPAQRARSGTFDLLEMDRLARPVVDLPLLLDPSSYVPDTVDLTEDPMARKYWLSCFEEALDGVVKRAVASQPDSIDAAERAEKFRQKYWNKLQTLRHQPFAYGTLTVRSLLDTREHCLNEFNFPDPYSKVKQKENGVALKCFQRVIQSLDALGWEERQLALVEGLLAGNVFDWGAKAVSDVLESDPQFGFEEAKRKLQERPWLVDSYNDWLQRLKGPPHKCALIFADNSGVDIILGVFPFVRELLFRGTEVILACNSGPALNDVTYSESLIVAERIAAMDPIIHSALGEERLLLVQTGSSSPCLDLSRLDEGLAALVRERAADLVVIEGMGRAVHTNYHAALRCESLKLAVIKNSWLADRLGGRLFSVIFKYEVPAE